The following proteins come from a genomic window of Sesamum indicum cultivar Zhongzhi No. 13 linkage group LG10, S_indicum_v1.0, whole genome shotgun sequence:
- the LOC105172774 gene encoding uncharacterized protein LOC105172774 — protein MQKTVHLVSDPCLLLTPSGNMNTSFNYARLFTATHQRNFQSNVKKSILCAAKKRKRYAIGRSGRLMLESACVIASKLRILPEPFELLLTEFGAGNGGGNGFWNVFGRGGFDGWRRRRRTKLGMVITVVVCGVVGSWLVMGKELVLDAEAFLGGLGLLLFGLSVEGWRRGAKDWILGFCCCAFLVGLVLKKDDLRTWVRCFGSLKKNGKRKRRAY, from the coding sequence ATGCAGAAGACCGTTCATCTTGTTTCGGATCCCTGTTTACTCCTCACTCCCAGCGGGAATATGAACACTTCTTTCAACTACGCAAGATTGTTTACTGCCACCCATCAGCGCAATTTTCAGTCAAATGTCAAGAAATCGATACTCTGTGCTGCAAAGAAGAGAAAGCGATATGCGATTGGAAGATCTGGAAGACTCATGCTCGAATCAGCCTGCGTGATCGCTTCAAAGCTCAGGATTTTGCCCGAGCCTTTTGAATTACTGTTGACGGAATTTGGAGCGGGAAATGGAGGTGGGAATGGGTTCTGGAATGTATTTGGACGGGGTGGGTTTGATGGGTGGAGGAGAAGGAGGAGAACAAAATTGGGTATGGTGATCACTGTTGTAGTTTGTGGTGTGGTGGGGTCGTGGTTGGTTATGGGTAAAGAATTGGTATTGGATGCTGAGGCTTTCTTGGGGGGTTTAGGTTTACTTTTATTTGGGCTTTCGGTGGAAGGGTGGAGAAGAGGGGCTAAAGATTGGATTTTGGGATTCTGTTGCTGTGCTTTTTTGGTGGGTTTGGTTTTGAAGAAGGACGATTTGCGGACATGGGTTAGATGTTTTGGGAGCCTAAAGaagaatggaaaaagaaagagaagagcATATTGA